The genomic segment TTCTGAACCTTTAATTGGAATTGGCGAACGACGACCGGAAGCATCAGGCTCACCAAGTTCAAAACGCAAACAGGTTAAGGCACGAACACTGCCCTTCTCATCGCCTTCAATCGATACTGGGTTCGTAAGAAGTTGGAATTTGACGCCTTCTTCTTCAGCATGCTCCAGCTCTTCATGACGAGCCGGCATTTCTGCACGCGAACGACGATAAACAATGTAGACCTCTTCGGCTCCTAAGCGCAAAGCGGTGCGGGCAGAATCCATCGCAACATTACCCGCGCCAAGAACAGCGACTCGTTTTCCTACTTTAACTGGAGTTGAGTATTCAGGGAACTTATATCCTTTCATCAAGTTCGTCCGAGTCAAGAACTCATTAGCTGAATAAACACCATTTAAGTTCTCTCCAGGAATGTTCATGAAATACGGCAATCCTGCGCCTGTTCCAATAAATACTGAATCATAGCCATTAGCCATCAATTCATGGACCGAAGTAACCTTCCCTACGACTTGGTTCGTCAGAATCTCAACGCCCATTTCTTTAAGATTACTAATCTCAGTTTGGACAACTTCTTTAGGAAGACGGAATTGAGGAATACCATACATTAAAACTCCGCCGGCAACATGTAACGCTTCAAAAACAGTGACCTTATGTCCTGCTTTAGCCAAATCTCCTGCACAAGCTAAGCCCGAGGGACCTGCTCCGATAATTGCCACGCGCTTACCTGTTGATTCTGGTTTTTCAAACTTCGGCGTTCCATTTTGTAATTCATAATCAGCCACAAAACGTTCAAGACGTCCAATCGCTACTGATTCACCTTTGATCCCTAAGATACACTTCGATTCACATTGATTTTCTTGAGGGCAAACTCGGCCACAAACAGCCGGCAGGGAATTTTTAACTTTTAAAACTTGAGCTGCTCCCAAAAAATCAGATTCAGAAACCTTATGGATGAAATCGGGTATTAAAACATTAACAGGACAACCTTCACGGCATTTAGGATTTTTACATTGCAGGCAACGCCCGGCTTCTTCTACTGCCGTTTCTGGAGTGTACCCTAAAGCAACTTCTTCAAAGTTATGGGCACGCACATGCGGATCTTGACAAGGCATATCATGACGTGGAACTTTCAAAGCCATTATTGTGCCCCTCCTTTCCCGCAATCACAGTTTTTACCAATCTTTGCACGTTCTTCTTCATCTCTATAGAAAGCAAGACGTTTCATCGCCAGATCAAAATCGACTAAATGGCCATCAAATTCCGGTCCATCGACACACGCAAATTTCGTTTCACCCCCGACGCTTATGCGGCAAGCACCACACATCCCTGTTCCGTCAACCATAATGGGGTTCATGCTGACAATCGTCTTAAGTCCTAACGGGCGAGTAAAATTAGCAACAGACTTCATCATGACAACCGGTCCAATTGCCCAAACGGCATCGACTTTAATTCCCTTTTGCAAAATAGAGTCTAAACCGTTCGTAACAAAACCTTTAACGCCCTTGCTGCCATCATCTGTTGTTACGACAACTTCATCACTGATTGCACTCATTTCCTCTTCAAGAATGAGTATATCAGCATTCTTTGCCCCGATCACGGAGATGACTTTATTTCCAGCTTCTTTTAAAGCGCGAGCAATCGGATAAACTGGAGCAACACCAAGTCCTCCACCAATACATACGACAGTCCCATAATTCTCAATTTCAGAAGGCACACCAAGCGGGCCTACAAAATCTTGAAAATAGCTTCCTTCTTGCATTTCATTGATCATTGCCGAAGAATAGCCGACATCTTGAATAACTATGGTAATCGTACCCTTCTCCCGATTAAAATCCGTGACTGTTAGTGGGATTCGTTCCGATTTTTCATCCATACGGACGATGACGAATTGACCTGGTTCGACTTTCTTAGCCACTGCTGGCGCCTCTACTTCCAAAAGAATAATGGAAGGTGCTGCAGCAAGCTGTCTTCTTTTCATTACCCGGTACACGAACACTCCTCCTTAAGAGTTAATCTAGAAAGATCTACTATCAACGCTCATATTATTCGAGATGAGAAAGCATATTTCCTGCTCTTTTCAAAAAAATAAAACAAGATTTTACATAGTGAAACAAAATGAGATTTAACCCCTATCCAAACATCATGGAGAAAGGACTTGGTAGAAAAAGAACCTCGCCAAAGATTAATTTTCATCTTAATCTTGCAAGGTTTCCTTTACATCTTAGTTCTCATTATCTAAATTCGAGGTTTACTATTCATTCCTTGAGATGTCAACAACGCAACGCCAATAGCTTGGTCACGACTCCATTCGGGTTCTGCCCAATAAAGTTGGGTTTTGCGTACTAGACGTCGAGCCAACTCTGCACGAATAAATTGATTTGATGCGACTCCACCGACGATTAAACAATGTTTAATTCCCGTCTTTTCGATACCCGCTAGAATTAGCTTACCCATTGTTCTGGCGACACATCCCTCAACGGCCCGTGCCACTTGAGCAGACGGCGTATGCTGATCAATTAAACGCTGAGCTGCTGATTCAACTCCCGAAAAGCTGACTTCAAAGCCTCTCACTGCAGAGGGAAGAAGTGAAGCTGCTTCAGAATCTGCTCCCTGAGCTAAGTGTTCTAATTCCTTTCCTGCAGGAAAAGACAGTCCAAGGCGTACACCAATTCGATCCACGAATTGGCCAGCATGTAAATCGGTTGTTCCACCGAGAAGTTCGATTTCGATTTTTCCTGGGTCCTTCTTTTCGACCCGCAATAACTCGGTTGTTCCTCCGGAAAGATGAACTGCTAAAAATTGAGTTTCAGTTAATCGTCCGGAGACGATGCCTGCAGCCAAATGTCCTTCTTGGTGACTTGTAAGATAAAGGGGAAGGCGTAATCCCGTCGCTAAGGAGGAGGCAACACAATAACCCGCAGTGAAAACCGGCATGTACGAACCCTCCACTGGACGAGGAGCCATACTTACCCCCACACCGGCTAAATCTGACCATAAATCGGTAGGAATTTTCTCCACCAAGTGGGGTAGATTTTGGACATGTTGAAAAAAAGCCTCCGACTGGGCTAGTCCACGCTCTCCAGTAGGGACATTGAGAACTTTGCGATCTTCCCAATGCAATAGAGCCTTTTCATCAACAACCGCTAAAGATGTGGTATAGGCACTCGTATCGACTCCAAGATAATAAGGCATTAGTCTTTCTCTTCCATTTTCTGAACACTAGCTACGACTTTATCCAGTATTCCATTGATAAACTTACCTGATTCTGCACTTCCATAAAGCTTGGCAATTTCAATCGCTTCATTGAGCGTAACCCTTCCCGGAATTTCAGGGTGATAAAGAATTTCGTATGAGGCCAAACGCAAAAGATTCCGATCGACATTCGCCATCCGTTTCAAGCCCCATCCTTCAGACAATCCACTCAGTTTTTCGTCAATTTGAGATTGATGCTCTAACGTCCCTGTTACGAGTTCTTGCGCAAAGGGAATACTCTGCTCCGGAACGGCAAATTCTTCAGCCCAATGACGAATCACTGTCTCAATATCGGACTTATCCCCATTTACATCCAGTTGAAATAAAACTTGAAGCGCAGTCTCGCGCGCTAATCTCCGACTCATGTAATGTCCTCCTAATTAAAAAAACGATCTAACCAATCAAAAAGCTTTTTATTATCATCCTGCCTTTTTCCGAGCAAAAAACCGATAATGACAAAGAGAAAAAGAACAAAGGTCTTCCAGAATCCGAGTAGAACCACGAATAGCCCTAGCAGAAAGCCTAAAATAGAGCCTATCAGTTTTCCAGGGTGTTCGTCAAGGAGCTTTAGGAAAAAAACGGTTAATTTATGAACGATTTCACTCCATAAGCTACTCATCTCACGCGTAACTGGCGCGCAGGTTCTAAGCTGCGCACTAGCACTTTCACCTCAACAACTTTAATTCCTGTGTAAAGCTCCAGATCTTCCCTGATTTTAACCTGAAGCTGTTCAGTGGTTTCTGGAATAATGAATTCCGGGTTGAGTTGAGCATAAACTAAGACTTCCAAACCGTCTTCTCTCTGCCTCAGACTAGGTTGAACTCGTAGTATACCCGGTAAAGATTGAGCACTCCGGACGATAATATCTTTCATCGCAGGTTCCGACATTCGAACTTCCCCAAGACGTGAAGGAATAAGGAACGTCGACTCAGTGCGTTGCGAACGGGGTCTCAAAAAGGGTAAAATGCCTAAAGCCAAAAGACAGGCTGCAATAATGACATCTTTCCACGGATTAGCTTTCATCCAGAATAAACCCCCCCTTAATATTTCATAGGGAAGATTCCAACCGCTCATAATGGCTAAAATCCATCCAGCCACAATCATGAAAAAAGCACCTACGAAGTAGGCTATCACAATTTTCACCTCTTTCAAACTTTTAAACCCCCCTGGAATCCAGGGGGGAAGCCTTTTGCTCTATTTTACGCGATTTTCATCTTCCTTAGTTTTGGGTTCAACAGGTGCGCGAAATTGAACACCTTGCACATGGACGTTTGTCTCCATCACTTTCAACCCGGTCATACTCTCGATTCCTTCTTTAACAGCTTCTTGCACGCGAAGTGCAACGCTTGGGATGGAAACACCGTACTCAACCGTGATGAAGAGATCTACAGCGGCTTCATGTTCACCGACTTCTACCTTGACCCCTTTAGCCATATTTTTACCCCGGCTCAGCATAGAGGCGATATCGCCAACTAAGCCACTGCTCATGCCAGCCACTCCTTCGACTTCGGAAGCAGCGAGTCCTGCGATGATTTCCACCACTTCATCTGAAATCCGAATTGCACCTAAGGAATTTTGCACGGATAATTTTTCTTCCATATCTTCACCTCATAACCTTACTTATCCTCATATGTTCTTTCATTATAACAAAAGTCGGATAAACTGGCAAAGGCATCATTGAGAAGGAATTATTCTCCAAGCATTCGGCGTTGAATAAAGTTGGTATAAACTTCACCCCGACGGAAAAAGGCATTATCCAAAACTTTCAGATGGAACGGAATCGTCGTATGAATTCCTTCGATCACAAACTCCTCTAACGCGCGTTTCATTCTGTGGATCGCTTCCTCACGATCCTTACCCCATACAATCACTTTTCCAACCATAGAATCATAATAAGGAGGGATCGTATAGCCTTGATATACTGCACTGTCCACTCGAACACCCGGTCCGCCAGGAACATGATAGTATTGAATCGTTCCTGGGGAAGGCATAAAATTCTTTTCTGTGTTTTCTGCATTAATACGGCACTCAATCGCCCAACCCCGAACTTGAATATCCTCTTGTTGGAATGATAGCGGCTCCCCAGCTGCAATTCGAATTTGTTCTTTGAGTAGATCAACTCCAGTAACAAGTTCTGTAACCGGATGTTCAACCTGAATTCGGGTATTCATTTCAATGAAGTAAAATTGATTATGTTTATCGAGGAGAAATTCAATCGTACCTACACTGGAATAATTGGCCGCATTGACCGCTTTCACAGCCGCCTCTCCCATCGCTTGGCGTAATTCAGGCGTCATGGCTGAAGAAGGTGATTCCTCTAAGAGTTTTTGATGGCGACGTTGCATGGAGCAATCACGTTCTCCAAGATGAACAACGTTGCCAAATTTATCTGCAAGAATTTGAAATTCAATATGCCGTGGTTCCTCAACGTATTTTTCCAA from the Desulfitobacterium metallireducens DSM 15288 genome contains:
- a CDS encoding alkaline shock response membrane anchor protein AmaP; its protein translation is MKIVIAYFVGAFFMIVAGWILAIMSGWNLPYEILRGGLFWMKANPWKDVIIAACLLALGILPFLRPRSQRTESTFLIPSRLGEVRMSEPAMKDIIVRSAQSLPGILRVQPSLRQREDGLEVLVYAQLNPEFIIPETTEQLQVKIREDLELYTGIKVVEVKVLVRSLEPARQLRVR
- a CDS encoding DUF2273 domain-containing protein; amino-acid sequence: MSSLWSEIVHKLTVFFLKLLDEHPGKLIGSILGFLLGLFVVLLGFWKTFVLFLFVIIGFLLGKRQDDNKKLFDWLDRFFN
- the nusB gene encoding transcription antitermination factor NusB; the encoded protein is MSRRLARETALQVLFQLDVNGDKSDIETVIRHWAEEFAVPEQSIPFAQELVTGTLEHQSQIDEKLSGLSEGWGLKRMANVDRNLLRLASYEILYHPEIPGRVTLNEAIEIAKLYGSAESGKFINGILDKVVASVQKMEEKD
- a CDS encoding sulfide/dihydroorotate dehydrogenase-like FAD/NAD-binding protein → MYRVMKRRQLAAAPSIILLEVEAPAVAKKVEPGQFVIVRMDEKSERIPLTVTDFNREKGTITIVIQDVGYSSAMINEMQEGSYFQDFVGPLGVPSEIENYGTVVCIGGGLGVAPVYPIARALKEAGNKVISVIGAKNADILILEEEMSAISDEVVVTTDDGSKGVKGFVTNGLDSILQKGIKVDAVWAIGPVVMMKSVANFTRPLGLKTIVSMNPIMVDGTGMCGACRISVGGETKFACVDGPEFDGHLVDFDLAMKRLAFYRDEEERAKIGKNCDCGKGGAQ
- the gltA gene encoding NADPH-dependent glutamate synthase, whose protein sequence is MALKVPRHDMPCQDPHVRAHNFEEVALGYTPETAVEEAGRCLQCKNPKCREGCPVNVLIPDFIHKVSESDFLGAAQVLKVKNSLPAVCGRVCPQENQCESKCILGIKGESVAIGRLERFVADYELQNGTPKFEKPESTGKRVAIIGAGPSGLACAGDLAKAGHKVTVFEALHVAGGVLMYGIPQFRLPKEVVQTEISNLKEMGVEILTNQVVGKVTSVHELMANGYDSVFIGTGAGLPYFMNIPGENLNGVYSANEFLTRTNLMKGYKFPEYSTPVKVGKRVAVLGAGNVAMDSARTALRLGAEEVYIVYRRSRAEMPARHEELEHAEEEGVKFQLLTNPVSIEGDEKGSVRALTCLRFELGEPDASGRRSPIPIKGSEFELPVDTVVVAIGQGPNPLVTKSTEGLELNKRGNIVANEETMETSIPGVFAGGDIVTGAATVILAMGAGKKAAAAMDNYLKQK
- a CDS encoding peptidase, which gives rise to MPYYLGVDTSAYTTSLAVVDEKALLHWEDRKVLNVPTGERGLAQSEAFFQHVQNLPHLVEKIPTDLWSDLAGVGVSMAPRPVEGSYMPVFTAGYCVASSLATGLRLPLYLTSHQEGHLAAGIVSGRLTETQFLAVHLSGGTTELLRVEKKDPGKIEIELLGGTTDLHAGQFVDRIGVRLGLSFPAGKELEHLAQGADSEAASLLPSAVRGFEVSFSGVESAAQRLIDQHTPSAQVARAVEGCVARTMGKLILAGIEKTGIKHCLIVGGVASNQFIRAELARRLVRKTQLYWAEPEWSRDQAIGVALLTSQGMNSKPRI
- the accC gene encoding acetyl-CoA carboxylase biotin carboxylase subunit, producing MFKKILIANRGEIALRIIRACREMNIETVAVFSEADRDALHVKAADQAVCIGPNASAKSYLNIPNIISAAELTGVDAIHPGYGFLSENARFAEICESSGITFIGPTPHAIETMGDKATARKTMIEAGVPVVPGSKEIITDLEVAAKIADEIGYPVLIKASAGGGGKGMRVAQNEKELVKSVQAAQAEAQAAFGNSEVYLEKYVEEPRHIEFQILADKFGNVVHLGERDCSMQRRHQKLLEESPSSAMTPELRQAMGEAAVKAVNAANYSSVGTIEFLLDKHNQFYFIEMNTRIQVEHPVTELVTGVDLLKEQIRIAAGEPLSFQQEDIQVRGWAIECRINAENTEKNFMPSPGTIQYYHVPGGPGVRVDSAVYQGYTIPPYYDSMVGKVIVWGKDREEAIHRMKRALEEFVIEGIHTTIPFHLKVLDNAFFRRGEVYTNFIQRRMLGE
- a CDS encoding Asp23/Gls24 family envelope stress response protein, with protein sequence MEEKLSVQNSLGAIRISDEVVEIIAGLAASEVEGVAGMSSGLVGDIASMLSRGKNMAKGVKVEVGEHEAAVDLFITVEYGVSIPSVALRVQEAVKEGIESMTGLKVMETNVHVQGVQFRAPVEPKTKEDENRVK